A DNA window from Actinokineospora baliensis contains the following coding sequences:
- a CDS encoding extracellular solute-binding protein, which yields MTTTTALHIWVADLTFPGYMDWWHRQAAEFEAAHPEYRVELRALGFFTAPQEISAAVAEGKGPAVAEYYFYMSQIARDTTDPDGRPRYTSVRRAIGDRTEILGEPVVIDDIIPAMRDYYTVGGDLMSMPSVGTTSVLYANTEQMAAAGLNGLPATWAEVDRACAALADTRPGPTIGWANHGMFFQQALASQGGLLADNGNGRAGRATKVDLASPQMLAWVRWWRDLHTAGHYEYTGTIPDWQGTFQSFAEQRVGLRISSSNDVNYMVQAAAGAGFGLEVGAWPYNSAVPYAGNAIAGSSLWLADGLDEATRDGALAFLQFTHSPRKAADRHKDNSFLPLTHAAYDLLDEEGWFAAHPYHRVPSDQLATYPDRAGSKGVWPPSEGALFGEFARAQDIMTHAMGDVLAHGADPVERFAQASADAQALLDAYNATCRSPVPGSAPETLRVEYFTDARTYSGADLDEVVRTQR from the coding sequence ATGACGACCACGACCGCGCTGCACATCTGGGTGGCCGACCTGACCTTCCCCGGCTACATGGACTGGTGGCACCGGCAGGCGGCGGAGTTCGAGGCCGCGCACCCCGAGTACCGGGTCGAACTGCGGGCGCTGGGGTTCTTCACCGCGCCGCAGGAGATCTCGGCCGCCGTCGCCGAGGGCAAGGGGCCCGCGGTCGCCGAGTACTACTTCTACATGAGCCAGATCGCCAGGGACACCACCGATCCCGACGGGCGACCGCGCTACACCTCGGTGCGCCGGGCCATCGGCGACCGCACCGAGATCCTGGGCGAACCGGTCGTGATCGACGACATCATCCCGGCGATGCGCGACTACTACACCGTCGGCGGCGACCTGATGTCGATGCCGTCGGTCGGCACGACCAGCGTCCTCTACGCCAACACCGAGCAGATGGCCGCCGCCGGGCTCAACGGTCTGCCCGCCACCTGGGCCGAGGTCGACCGCGCCTGCGCCGCGCTCGCCGACACCCGCCCCGGGCCCACCATCGGCTGGGCCAACCACGGCATGTTCTTCCAGCAGGCGCTCGCCTCCCAGGGCGGGCTGCTCGCCGACAACGGCAACGGCCGCGCCGGGCGGGCCACCAAGGTCGACCTCGCCTCCCCGCAGATGCTCGCCTGGGTGCGGTGGTGGCGGGACCTGCACACCGCGGGGCACTACGAGTACACCGGCACGATCCCCGACTGGCAGGGCACCTTCCAGTCCTTCGCCGAGCAGCGGGTGGGGTTGCGGATCAGCTCCTCCAACGACGTCAACTACATGGTGCAGGCCGCCGCGGGCGCCGGGTTCGGGCTCGAAGTCGGGGCCTGGCCGTACAACAGCGCGGTCCCGTACGCGGGCAACGCCATCGCGGGCAGCTCCCTGTGGTTGGCCGACGGCCTGGACGAGGCCACCCGCGACGGGGCGTTGGCGTTCCTGCAGTTCACCCACAGCCCGCGCAAAGCCGCCGACCGGCACAAGGACAACAGCTTCCTGCCGCTGACCCACGCCGCCTACGACCTGCTCGACGAGGAAGGCTGGTTCGCCGCGCACCCCTACCACCGGGTGCCCAGCGACCAACTCGCCACCTACCCCGACCGGGCCGGGTCCAAAGGGGTGTGGCCGCCCTCGGAAGGCGCGCTGTTCGGCGAGTTCGCCCGCGCTCAGGACATCATGACCCACGCGATGGGCGACGTCCTCGCCCACGGCGCCGACCCGGTGGAGCGGTTCGCCCAGGCCAGCGCGGACGCGCAGGCGCTGCTCGACGCCTACAACGCCACCTGCCGCTCGCCGGTACCCGGCAGCGCCCCGGAAACCCTGCGGGTCGAGTACTTCACCGACGCACGAACCTACTCCGGCGCCGACCTCGACGAGGTCGTGCGGACCCAGCGCTGA
- a CDS encoding class I SAM-dependent methyltransferase codes for MPESPSTATEPTGPVTVAEFASAPREHLDAVHRSLIDAVWTDGRARGAALGVARDLVAVFADLDADRQGRAAVVLGLLVDTEYPRSERELTAAVRAGVDTYLAVWRATTKDQPLSLALLYLLGHFPEARDRILDVAIDLGVDDDDLSRLERAVSRLDPANPDLGRAFPYPAAWELDDTERDFDRAWIAALTPEQVQAHWDNDTETVLGHAGAKAYWAVRNGTPTPVVVDSVPPRAPGPLPNDIAGFLRHGAAFHCPSCGRGLAFDETAARCTGCANAYAIDGGIVDFTTTIGDGHDRGSDFLFKLAEMPSMGFFYEAYARPNFLRLCGSNWAAQVLPSDEDGYIAEHVQPVEGPVLDLAAGAGRWTAALAKAVGVQRVVALDLGLPMLSTLRSRLPEIPAVLSSGRSLPFADGSLGAVLCWNALQAFPDDAPAVIAEVGRCLRPGGTFTLLTFRQAPDPVYRHFVWRHHFPQHADGLRLFDYADLRAWLRAAGLRVRHEWRPGTFVVITAEREA; via the coding sequence ATGCCCGAGAGCCCATCCACCGCGACCGAGCCCACCGGGCCGGTGACGGTCGCCGAGTTCGCCTCGGCGCCGCGCGAGCACCTCGACGCCGTCCACCGGTCGCTGATCGACGCCGTGTGGACCGACGGCCGGGCACGCGGTGCCGCGCTCGGCGTCGCCCGCGACCTGGTCGCCGTGTTCGCCGACCTCGACGCCGACCGGCAGGGGCGGGCCGCGGTCGTGCTCGGCCTGCTCGTCGACACCGAGTACCCGAGGTCCGAGAGGGAGCTGACCGCCGCGGTCCGCGCCGGGGTCGACACCTACTTGGCGGTGTGGCGGGCGACCACGAAGGACCAGCCGCTGTCGTTGGCGCTGCTGTACCTGCTCGGTCACTTCCCGGAGGCCCGTGACCGGATCCTGGACGTGGCCATCGACCTGGGTGTCGACGACGACGACCTGTCCAGGTTGGAGCGCGCGGTGTCGCGGCTGGACCCGGCCAACCCCGACCTGGGCCGCGCTTTCCCGTACCCGGCCGCGTGGGAGCTCGACGACACCGAACGCGACTTCGACCGGGCGTGGATCGCCGCGCTCACCCCGGAGCAGGTCCAGGCCCATTGGGACAACGACACCGAGACCGTGCTCGGCCACGCGGGCGCCAAGGCCTACTGGGCGGTGCGCAACGGGACCCCCACCCCCGTCGTGGTCGACTCGGTGCCCCCTCGCGCGCCCGGGCCGTTGCCGAACGACATCGCCGGTTTCCTGCGGCACGGCGCGGCGTTCCACTGCCCGAGCTGCGGTCGCGGTTTGGCGTTCGACGAGACGGCGGCCCGCTGCACGGGGTGCGCCAACGCCTACGCCATCGACGGCGGCATCGTCGACTTCACCACGACCATCGGCGACGGCCACGACCGCGGTTCGGACTTCCTGTTCAAGCTCGCCGAGATGCCGAGCATGGGCTTCTTCTACGAGGCCTACGCGCGGCCGAACTTCCTGCGGTTGTGCGGGTCCAATTGGGCCGCGCAGGTGCTGCCCTCGGATGAGGACGGCTACATCGCCGAGCACGTGCAACCAGTGGAGGGGCCGGTGCTCGACCTGGCGGCGGGGGCGGGTCGGTGGACCGCGGCGTTGGCCAAGGCGGTCGGTGTGCAGCGGGTGGTGGCCCTCGATCTGGGGTTGCCGATGCTGAGCACCCTGCGGTCGCGGCTGCCGGAGATCCCGGCCGTGCTCTCCAGCGGACGGTCACTGCCCTTCGCCGACGGGTCGTTGGGCGCGGTGCTGTGCTGGAACGCGCTGCAGGCCTTCCCCGACGACGCGCCCGCGGTGATCGCCGAGGTGGGCCGCTGCCTGCGGCCCGGCGGCACGTTCACGCTGCTGACGTTCCGGCAGGCACCGGACCCGGTGTACCGGCACTTCGTGTGGCGCCACCACTTCCCGCAGCACGCCGACGGGTTGCGGCTGTTCGACTACGCCGACCTGCGGGCGTGGTTGCGGGCGGCGGGCCTGCGGGTGCGGCACGAGTGGCGGCCCGGCACGTTCGTGGTGATCACCGCGGAGCGGGAGGCGTAG
- a CDS encoding dihydrofolate reductase family protein — MGRLVVTTSLSLDGVMQSPGIPDEDTSGGFELGGWLVPHFDESLAALEQSGALLIGRRTYDIFAAFWPKVPDDDPIGKIMNNTQKYVVSTTLRDPHWQNTTVLSGDVVAEITDLKQREGEIHVPGSGNLIQTLLANDLVDEFRLTHFPVLLGSGKKLFADGTHPAGLKLVNTMITKTGVIAATYVRDGDVKIGSFALEQG, encoded by the coding sequence TTGGGCAGGCTCGTGGTCACCACCTCGCTGTCACTCGACGGCGTCATGCAGTCCCCCGGGATCCCGGACGAGGACACCAGCGGCGGGTTCGAACTCGGCGGCTGGCTCGTCCCGCACTTCGACGAGAGCCTGGCCGCCCTCGAGCAGAGCGGCGCGCTGCTGATCGGTCGCCGGACCTACGACATCTTCGCCGCCTTCTGGCCGAAGGTCCCCGACGACGACCCCATCGGCAAGATCATGAACAACACGCAGAAGTACGTCGTGTCCACCACCCTGCGCGACCCGCACTGGCAGAACACCACCGTGCTCAGCGGGGACGTGGTCGCCGAGATCACCGACCTCAAGCAGCGCGAGGGCGAGATCCACGTCCCCGGCAGCGGCAACCTGATCCAGACGCTGCTGGCCAACGACCTCGTCGACGAGTTCCGGCTCACCCACTTCCCGGTGCTGCTCGGCAGCGGCAAGAAGCTCTTCGCCGACGGCACCCACCCGGCCGGTCTCAAGCTCGTCAACACGATGATCACCAAAACCGGGGTGATCGCCGCGACCTACGTCCGCGACGGCGACGTCAAGATCGGCTCCTTCGCCCTCGAGCAGGGCTGA
- a CDS encoding SRPBCC family protein, which translates to MSAPMVLRARAGAPIAQVRRALTDAQALRTWLAEHAEVDLPGRYAFWGRYTPEGTTPTQRPVYVDEHTLRFVWPLGGEDTTVELSLAEEGPGSTIVSVTQTHVPDWAQVVAEEGPRSVLATFWTLSIANLVDYVEGRELTPKCDFAAEGLSGTVVIDAAPEAVFRSLMEPERFGQWFGATVEVEPHVGGRWAMGGFGVDKDVDNSVATIIDLVPDRRVGLDWGNMTSTWELADSDGGTRLTFVHSGFDERNPPHAGWLGWLGGVSELRRFHELADWRPIWFEHRIPGTPQHVLAASAR; encoded by the coding sequence GTGAGCGCTCCGATGGTCCTGCGCGCCCGCGCGGGCGCGCCGATCGCCCAGGTGCGGCGCGCGTTGACCGACGCGCAGGCGCTGCGCACCTGGTTGGCCGAGCACGCCGAGGTCGACCTGCCCGGCCGGTACGCCTTCTGGGGCCGCTACACCCCCGAGGGCACGACACCGACCCAGCGCCCGGTCTACGTCGACGAGCACACGCTGCGGTTCGTGTGGCCGCTGGGCGGCGAGGACACCACCGTGGAGCTGTCGCTGGCCGAGGAGGGCCCCGGCAGCACGATCGTGTCGGTCACCCAGACCCACGTGCCGGACTGGGCGCAGGTGGTCGCCGAGGAGGGCCCGCGCTCGGTGCTGGCCACCTTCTGGACGCTGTCGATCGCGAACCTGGTCGACTACGTCGAGGGCCGCGAGCTCACCCCCAAGTGCGACTTCGCCGCGGAGGGCCTCAGCGGCACGGTGGTCATCGACGCCGCCCCCGAGGCGGTGTTCCGCTCGCTGATGGAACCCGAGCGCTTCGGCCAGTGGTTCGGCGCCACCGTGGAGGTCGAACCGCACGTGGGCGGCCGGTGGGCGATGGGCGGCTTCGGCGTGGACAAGGACGTCGACAACTCCGTGGCCACCATCATCGATCTGGTGCCCGACCGCAGGGTCGGCCTCGACTGGGGCAACATGACCAGCACCTGGGAGCTGGCCGACAGCGACGGCGGCACCAGGCTCACCTTCGTCCACAGCGGATTCGACGAGCGCAACCCGCCGCACGCGGGCTGGCTGGGCTGGCTGGGCGGGGTCAGCGAACTGCGCCGCTTCCACGAACTGGCGGACTGGCGCCCGATCTGGTTCGAGCACCGCATCCCCGGCACCCCCCAGCACGTCCTGGCCGCCAGCGCCCGCTGA
- a CDS encoding winged helix-turn-helix domain-containing protein, which yields MRDVLYLDQFEQAEVLLKPQRVEVLRQLDAPRSCTEVGARLGQTPQWVYYHVQRLVDAGLVARVSERSVRGIKEGVYQASARSFRLSPKLVGPIGLRAKQDELSLGFVLDLMEEVLTDIAVLEQTSGTGVLPELPSLGVSGQIRVPPERRQDFLAELRATLQDLFARYGGAQGDAFKLAVACYPQLPKEAP from the coding sequence ATGAGGGACGTGCTGTACCTGGACCAGTTCGAGCAGGCCGAGGTGCTGCTCAAGCCGCAGCGCGTGGAGGTGCTCCGCCAGCTCGACGCGCCGCGCTCGTGCACCGAGGTCGGCGCCCGGCTCGGGCAGACGCCGCAGTGGGTGTACTACCACGTGCAGCGGCTGGTCGACGCCGGTCTGGTGGCCAGGGTGTCCGAGCGCAGCGTGCGCGGCATCAAGGAAGGCGTCTACCAGGCCAGCGCCCGCTCGTTCCGGTTGTCCCCCAAGCTGGTCGGCCCGATCGGGCTGCGCGCCAAGCAGGACGAGCTGAGCCTGGGCTTCGTGCTCGACCTGATGGAGGAGGTGCTCACCGACATCGCGGTGCTCGAGCAGACCTCGGGCACCGGGGTGCTGCCCGAGCTGCCCTCGCTCGGGGTGTCCGGCCAGATCAGGGTGCCGCCCGAGCGGCGGCAGGACTTCCTGGCCGAACTGCGCGCTACCCTGCAAGACCTGTTCGCCCGCTACGGCGGCGCGCAGGGTGATGCCTTCAAGCTCGCCGTGGCCTGTTACCCACAGCTGCCGAAGGAGGCGCCGTGA
- a CDS encoding alpha/beta hydrolase: MLPDRIVSRSSRRRPALTRALIPVLAAAALSAPTAQVALASPAVTGGNPALVWGPCPDVTQPSLGLECAALPVPLDYSRPHAEKISVAVSRLPSTRPEKRRGVLVLNPGGQFDSELDQALRLVSLGLPAAVRESYDLVAFDPRGIGRSTPVTCDLRPGQDLNVPASPYAATTADLLRQWSRLRIIAGQCAHSATAGLLPHMSTANVARDLDRIRAALGERRVSYLGYSYGTYLGAVYATLFPDRTDRVVLDSVVGSGGIDYTWSRRLGEGVQDTFPDFAAWAAARDDTYHLGATPDLVQAKYHALAQRLDRRPLGHVTGAEFRYSTFGSLFAAAAYPSLAESWHQIDQGIVPGAPRPQADFSGFMHLACNSGQWPKDFDTYRRTLERDRARFPMFGGSGAGPWLCPFRPRPVEAPVRISDRGPSTVLMVSNLRDPGTPYVGAVETRRALGQRARLVSVDDSGHLVYLYHGNRCANDLVTRFLVTGERPATDQRC, from the coding sequence ATGCTGCCCGATCGCATTGTCTCGCGCTCGTCCCGCCGTCGCCCAGCGCTCACCCGCGCGTTGATCCCCGTCCTCGCCGCCGCCGCGCTGAGCGCCCCGACCGCCCAGGTCGCGCTGGCCTCCCCCGCTGTGACCGGCGGGAATCCCGCGTTGGTCTGGGGTCCGTGCCCCGATGTCACGCAGCCGTCGCTGGGTCTGGAATGCGCGGCGCTGCCGGTTCCGCTTGACTACTCGCGGCCGCACGCGGAGAAAATCTCGGTGGCCGTGTCCCGACTGCCGAGCACACGTCCGGAGAAGCGCCGCGGTGTGCTCGTGCTCAACCCGGGCGGCCAATTCGACTCCGAACTCGACCAGGCGCTGCGACTGGTGTCACTCGGTCTCCCGGCCGCGGTGCGCGAGTCCTACGACCTGGTCGCCTTCGACCCCAGGGGAATCGGCCGCAGCACCCCGGTGACCTGCGACCTGCGCCCCGGCCAGGACCTCAACGTGCCCGCCTCGCCCTACGCGGCGACCACGGCCGACCTGCTGCGCCAGTGGTCGCGGTTGCGGATCATCGCCGGGCAGTGCGCGCACTCGGCCACCGCGGGCCTGTTGCCGCACATGTCGACCGCGAACGTCGCCAGGGACCTCGACCGGATCCGGGCCGCGCTGGGCGAGCGGCGCGTCTCCTACCTGGGCTATTCCTACGGCACCTACCTGGGCGCGGTGTACGCGACGTTGTTCCCCGACCGCACCGACCGGGTCGTGCTCGACAGCGTCGTCGGCTCCGGCGGCATCGACTACACCTGGTCGCGCAGGCTCGGCGAAGGCGTGCAGGACACCTTCCCCGACTTCGCCGCCTGGGCCGCCGCCCGCGACGACACCTACCACCTGGGCGCCACCCCCGACCTGGTCCAGGCCAAGTACCACGCCCTGGCGCAGCGGCTCGACCGGCGACCGCTCGGGCACGTGACCGGCGCCGAGTTCCGGTACAGCACCTTCGGTTCGCTGTTCGCCGCCGCGGCCTACCCGTCGTTGGCCGAGTCCTGGCACCAGATCGACCAGGGGATCGTCCCGGGCGCGCCGCGACCGCAGGCCGACTTCTCCGGGTTCATGCACCTGGCCTGCAACAGCGGCCAGTGGCCGAAGGACTTCGACACCTACCGGCGCACCCTGGAGCGCGACCGGGCCCGGTTCCCGATGTTCGGCGGTTCCGGCGCGGGCCCGTGGTTGTGCCCGTTCCGGCCCCGGCCGGTGGAGGCCCCGGTGCGGATCTCCGACCGCGGCCCGTCGACCGTGCTCATGGTGTCGAACCTGCGCGACCCGGGGACCCCGTACGTCGGCGCCGTGGAGACCCGTCGGGCGTTGGGGCAGCGGGCGCGGCTGGTGTCGGTGGACGACAGCGGGCACCTCGTCTACCTGTACCACGGCAACCGGTGCGCCAACGACCTCGTGACCCGGTTCCTGGTGACCGGCGAGCGCCCCGCGACCGACCAGCGCTGCTGA
- a CDS encoding FAD-binding oxidoreductase, whose amino-acid sequence MTKIGLPGEAAFTEATEVFNLAAPARPAAAITARTVDDVRAAVRHAAAERLPVRVHTTGHAAGGVRPVAGGLLIRTQLAGGVEVDAARRIARIPAGTRWGAVVEATAPHGLTAAHGSSATVGVVGYLLGGGMSFYGRRHGLAVNTVVALEVVTADGELRRVDAASDPELFWAMRGGGGGFGVVSAVEIALFPVTSVITGAAYWPAAHARRLFETWREWTATAPWEVTTTVRVMNLPPVPDVPPELATGPMLCVDGAVLSDTDDLATALRHAGDLLGPLREIAAPVLDTWRPGPAAAVLDAHMDPAQPMPVIGDHLLLGELDTDGVDTLLRVLGDGSPLIAAGLRQLGGAYAVPAPDGGVLTRLDAAYSYAGSGVPMGPVSPEALREHCTLVREALAPWDTGSTVPCFVEDSTRPQRHLDAEQVDAVDAVRARVDPTGLFHGDTAPHATTRRT is encoded by the coding sequence ATGACCAAGATCGGGCTGCCCGGCGAGGCGGCTTTCACCGAGGCCACCGAGGTGTTCAACCTCGCCGCTCCGGCCCGGCCCGCGGCGGCGATCACCGCCCGCACCGTCGACGACGTCCGCGCCGCCGTGCGCCACGCGGCCGCCGAGCGGCTTCCGGTGCGGGTGCACACCACCGGGCACGCCGCCGGTGGCGTCCGCCCGGTGGCGGGTGGCCTGTTGATCCGCACCCAGTTGGCGGGCGGCGTCGAGGTCGACGCGGCGCGGCGGATCGCGCGGATCCCGGCGGGCACCCGCTGGGGCGCGGTCGTCGAGGCGACCGCGCCGCACGGGCTGACCGCGGCGCACGGCTCGTCGGCCACCGTCGGCGTCGTCGGGTACCTGCTCGGCGGCGGGATGAGCTTCTACGGCAGGCGCCACGGGCTGGCCGTCAACACGGTGGTGGCGCTGGAGGTGGTCACCGCCGACGGTGAGCTGCGCCGGGTCGACGCGGCGTCGGACCCGGAGTTGTTCTGGGCGATGCGCGGCGGGGGCGGCGGTTTCGGGGTCGTCTCCGCCGTCGAGATCGCCCTGTTCCCGGTGACCTCGGTGATCACCGGCGCCGCCTACTGGCCGGCCGCACACGCCCGGCGGCTGTTTGAGACCTGGCGCGAGTGGACGGCCACCGCGCCGTGGGAGGTGACCACGACGGTGCGGGTGATGAACCTGCCACCCGTGCCCGACGTGCCACCGGAGCTCGCGACCGGTCCGATGCTGTGCGTCGACGGCGCCGTCCTGTCCGACACCGACGACCTGGCCACCGCGCTGCGCCATGCCGGCGACCTGCTCGGCCCGCTGCGCGAGATCGCCGCCCCGGTGCTCGACACCTGGCGGCCCGGCCCGGCCGCCGCGGTGCTCGACGCGCACATGGACCCGGCCCAGCCGATGCCGGTCATCGGTGATCACCTGCTGCTTGGCGAGCTCGACACCGACGGCGTCGACACGCTGCTGCGCGTGCTGGGCGACGGGTCACCGCTGATCGCCGCCGGTCTGCGCCAACTCGGTGGCGCCTACGCCGTGCCCGCCCCGGACGGCGGCGTCCTCACCCGGCTCGACGCCGCGTACTCCTACGCGGGATCCGGCGTACCGATGGGCCCGGTGTCCCCGGAGGCCCTGCGTGAGCACTGCACGCTGGTCCGAGAAGCGTTGGCGCCGTGGGACACTGGCAGCACCGTGCCCTGTTTCGTCGAGGACTCCACGCGCCCGCAGCGGCACCTGGACGCCGAGCAGGTCGACGCGGTCGACGCCGTGCGGGCCCGGGTCGACCCGACCGGCCTCTTCCACGGCGACACAGCCCCGCACGCGACTACCCGCCGAACCTGA